The Aedes albopictus strain Foshan chromosome 2, AalbF5, whole genome shotgun sequence region caattttcatccgatttttttttaagtcgccctaaATCGATCATAAATATGTGCTAGTTTATTACagtcaagtggccatgtaatatccggaaccattgcagagatattccggattgtactggggtcagggggtgggggaggcgtctattttgccaaatggctaaaagtgattattttgggTGCTACTGTGTTTGAGatgcccccgcggaacctgttccaggtgttccgaaaAAGGCCACATCAGTAGATgcatacttcagtcaattttttctgccccattctctcgaaatcatgaagattgatacttcGTAAGGCATGTTTTGGTGGAACCTATCGTTTCTGagtcagtcattcgaaatcatgaagattgatgtgtcgcacggcatgtttaggttgaaaaccagaagtgtccccaagggggcccgcggaacctgtcacggcgatccggatgggtcaacttattcaaatctggttatcgcagttgttttTCACTGTTCGCAGTAAAAAATTCGCTGAAAATCAATgcttcaaacacaataacacacaaaataatcacttttagccattttggcaaccctcCTGACCCCaccacaatccggaatatccccggaatggttccagatattgcatggccccttgagtataataaactagcactaatttatgattgattgacgaggacttcaaaaaaatcggatgaaaattgacgaaatgccagcaattTTAAAAAGAGTTGTCGGAGGacggatacgtgaaggttaataatgATCGAGtatattcttgcacctcgcctaatgccTCATATCCAATTTGGTTTCAATTACTTTGATTCAATTGTTTAATGAGCTTCCATATCatgaaaataatattaaaaatagTAAGATTGCATAATTGTCCCtcaaattctgtttccgtctagtccacgtctattttgggcacaacctgaattctatTCCCGCCACACCTTCTACGTGGCACTATGGTGCATAGGATGGttaaaatttattatttattcTAAGAGTCGGTCAAATGCTTCACAATCAAAACCatatcatgtgttcaaagtacgattAATCAAAAAGCTTTTAAATTGAGTTGGATGTCTCTTTGGTATGACGACCAAAAtaattcaataaatatttttgcccaccagatcataatacgccatcatAGTGTAGGTAACGAAAGAATCTTTCTCTGTGTTtgtaaaatacgatgtttcgtatgcagaaaatacacgcacacatttgcttgcatcttcCCTAGACTAAGacaacttattgtttacattttaccgatggGAAAATAATTatgtatgtaacgagttgcaaaaagttgattttttttcagcacgagtcgtacattcaaccaacgaggcttaccgagttggataaatacgtagagtgctgaaaaaatcgaattttgcaacgagttccatacaatattttatgcaattcagtattataatttattttttgtaaaactcattttggtattataatgaccaatttttgcgaactggttcattatgtaactgaaatgagttgcataaagaaaaacagttgtataatgttcataatgcaactcatttgagttgcattatgaacgttatgcaactcaaatgggttgcattatgaaaaaaatcatttcatgatgtatcagttcggaaaaaatggccattatgataatgaaatgagttatataaaattgaaattatgatactgaattgcataatagttatttatgtaacgagttgcaaaaaagctgattttttcagcacgagtcgtaaatatgaagagtcctaaaaaaatcgagttttgcaacgagttccatacaaaattttatgcaatgattttttcaaagtgcaacccatttgagttgcataatgttcataatgcaactcaaatgagttgcattatgaacaatctacaactatttttcaatatgcaactcatttcagttgcataatgagccagttcggaaaaattggccattatgataccaaaacgagttatataaaatgtaaattatgatactgaattgcataaaggagATTTGTTTGATTAATTGAAAACAGCTTTTCCTACATTCTGCAGCAGTGGGATCCAGCTTTGAAATGCTACAGAGCTTTTGTGCAATCACACCTAGGTTGTGTCGTGTCCGGATGGACACTGTGGCAATCCGGGTCATCCGATTCCACCGGCCGAAATGATTTAGGATGCAGGATGCAAATGATGCAACCTACTCgtgcaaaatactttacaagactgacgtttcatttcatcttGGCGCATCACCGGTGCTAATGCTATATGCCCTATTTCTCGCTTTCTCAGTATCTctctcaatccctacattctCCTCCTGTCCTATTATGTCATTGTTATTAAAATCAAATGTTTATTcaacttcattatttttttttttcaaaacaatctaATGTAAATGTTAACATTACCTTAACTGTAGCTTAGTTTACAATTGCCTTCGTTAAAAAACGATATAATCGATCATCACTATCACAATCCTTTTCACATGTAATCAAGAAGCATCACCTATATTTCATCTTATTATGTTTCCAGCCATTACCAGCCTTATAAGCATGCAAATTTCATATTTGTGATTTTAATACAAGCttgcatcatcgtcatcatcaaccttcatcatCATCTTTTAGCACCATTCTTTATCATAATCATCTTTCATCATCACCCTTCATCATAATCctccatcatcatcattcataatcttccttcatcatcatcctttatcatcatcatccttcattgtgtgaagaattagcattaagttaaaattcacaaatacaaagaaataaaaaaaaaaaaaaaaaaaaaaaaatcatccttcatcatcatccttcacaatcatacttcatcatcatccttcatcatcatctgtCATAATCATTCATCATCATCTGTCATAATCATTCTTCATCATCCTTAATCATCAGCATACTTTGgcaatcatcatccttcatcatcatcatcatcctttatcatcatccttcatcattattctccttcatcatccttcatcatcatcctccaTAATCTTTCAGCAGCATCTTTTATAATCATCCTTTATCATCAACCTTTATCATCATCCTTAATCATcaccatccttcatcatcatcctgcagcatcatccttcatcatcatcgttcatcatcatcttccatcatcatccttcatcataatCTTCCATCAGTATACTTTATCATCATCCTTTATCATCATCCTGCATTATCGTCATTCATCAGCATCCTTCATTATCATCTTTCATCATaacccttcatcatcatcctttatATCACACTTCATTATCATCCTTTATCATCATTgcttagcttaccctctcgggggaattcttttttttttttttgttgaggcttaccctctcgggggaatttgcctccagcttaccctctcggggggattcgcctttagcttaccctctcgggggaattcgctctatttttttcggcttaccctctcgggggaatttgccctACAGGTTGGTTCATCAATCTGAATCTAGCGAAGTGAAAATTGGACGGTTATGAGGAACAATTCGACTAGCTGCTGCTTTTTGTGCTTGCTTTCATCTTACGCAAAACGAGAACAATTTCCAACTCGTAAGTAGGGTAAAAGTTCGTGTAATTATTCAATTTTCAGTGCTATAGCAGCTCAGCATCTGTTTGCTTCCATCTGACAAGCCAAtgacaaaggtaagttggaaaatCTGTAATTATTGGGTATTTTTCGTCTGGTATGAcgagaattagcgcatatgacgaagtaaatttctaccctaaATTTTGAAATGTCGATCCTTTATAACTGGTTATATAAAAGTATTTCAAATGAGTCAGAGACTGTTCCTCAGCTGAATTTTCAATAAGCACTTCAACAGTTACTAACCCTAgactaacatgtgaaaagggcgtacCAGCCATTTCGAATTTCTAATTCTCATGAATTTATATGTTGTGAGGCAAGAACAAAGattcactatgcccagggaagtcggaaaagagcgggaatcgaacccgccgtctccggattggcgatccaaagccttacctttaggctaacaggagacccctCGTTGTACGTTAAGTATTGTCATTGGCTTAACTAGGGAGGTTCgaagggtgcctggcacccccttgaacaaatttggcaccccatagaatttttccttgactgtCACCtagaatttaaaacttcacacaataattccaatatttgttaatggcacatttgaacaaaactaaagCACACTTGGAATTactatatacctgttgtacgttttggcgttttggatattggtaagaacaatcaacagacttctccatggatttccccagaaatacttctatctattcatacagtgatttatctaggcttcctttatggattcctctcgatattttttcaaaaaatttcccatAGGATTCTGCAGGCAgttctgatggggttgtacatactagattcttgcagcaatttctctttGAACTCCtcccaaaaattctcactgtggtaccttcaggaattctactaggaaagttctttcggaaaatcttccggaaaatcttcctgggatttttccaaaaatatcttcggtgatacttccagagatttcttcaaggatttatccaggacttcctccagaggttcttcctcAGGGGTCCCTCCAGTATACtcttaccgattctttcaagaagaACTGTAGGTGTTCCTTCAGGcaattgttagaggaacttctctcaaAATACCCCCGGCATTACTGATTCtatggtttctctagaaattacttctattatAGGGAATTCTCCAGATACTCCAGCTGCAATTCTTCAAACAATTCCCGCGTTCTTCCAGCTCttcttcctgcagaaattctaactgtagtACTTCAGAAATTACGATACGGAttattctagagctttctcctggcaaAGACCCAGCAATTCTAGGCAATCTTCCtagaaatcttgcagaaattcctttggttattGTACCTGGGATATctacaaggactcatccaggaattcctccagagttattcaaagtttcttccaggaattcctcatgcaattcctgcagaaactccttttggccttcatCCGAGAATACCTTATataactcctcctgcggttcttctaccaattcctccagaaattcggacTATGatgcgtccagaaattcttctagtgattcctaaacGAAtgtatcctagcattatggctggaattgttccgggaaatctttctgagatccCTTCAGGACTtcatctaaagattcttccagaatacctctaccggttcttgcagggacttctctaggtagggaatcgcgccacttgggcggtggcttctatattcgtctgttttccactataactcagtcaaatttgaaccaattgacacaacttttggaatgtggagaGATAGgtgtagtatctacccgtgtacaacatttcaagtcaatttgttcaaaattgactgagttatagtggaaaacagacgaatatagaagccaccgcccaagtggagcGATACCCTATTCCAAGGGtttttttcttcagcaattcttcctaggatttctgctgagatttcgacaacgatacatcccagaattcttctaagaatacctcctgagattttccctgtgatatcttcagaagctctccggtaatttctccaagattttttatccaagatattttatccaagcaTTCTCTCATaagtttctcatgatattcctccaggaactcctctgggccttcctccagaagtttcagctggatttctcaagctactCCTGCTGGGGTTCTTCCTttcattcctcctaggattcctccagaaattcgtactataatatctcccggaattcttctggggattcttctaagaatttctccaccgtttccttcaagaatttgctgggattattcaaggcaatcttcctagGAGCTTTACAGAAGtactttcggggtttcctcctggaaattttaAAGGATGTTTTCCCtatgatttcttcaaatatttctcattggattcctccaggaactcctcttttaATTAGTTTCATTTACaaggctttcagcccttggctggttcgcctCAGAGCAGGGACTCCTCTTGACTAtcatccaggaactctttaaatttggtgggattcgaacccacgattccgtattcgctagatcgcAGTATGGCCAATTCTTTGAGTGTTACTTCGGCATGGttgttctcttttttttttttttaatttctgcggtaTTTTCATGggaatttaatcagcaatttgtttggattttttctataatttcaatgactattccttcagcattatatcagcaattcctttttcagttatttctcaggtagttttatcgtgattacttttgtaacTCCGAGAATTGCTAAAttggaaattctgaaattctcaactgggcttGCACAAAGAAAATCctgtgaaattcacgaaaaacttcctgacaaattcccaaagaaaccactgattttttccatcaaaattaccttagaacattcaaagtagttgccaaaagaatttatataataattaccagagaaattcttgaaaaaaatattaaagctttttaaagaatttggccaaatccaatctcaaaataaatttccgaaatatattctataaaaatttccacaaacattcacaaaaaaaaatcgaaaaaattctcaaagattttttcgaaatcatcaaaggaacttctgaagaaaatttagaaagaattccaaaagtaatcacCGTTgcagaattagaaaaaaaaacgcccCAAGCCCGGacggaaaatattttccaaataggTATCCTTTACAAGGTGCTTTGAGAATTTGAAGATGATAAAGTACTCCAGATACCGTATGTCTGGTTTGGTTTCTTGTGAAATTACCGAGTAGCAAACAACGCATTATTCTGTCTATGTTTATGCTCATGGTCAATATTAGATATATCGGTAATTAGAGTACTCTCTCTGAATTTtcacaaacaaaaactttccgaAAATCGCCAATAAATTATCCAACAATATCGCTAGAAACCATCGcatgttttaattatttttttccgatttttttttttgaataagatATGTTTCCATTATTCCTGATAATCTAAAAAATACTAAAAGAtagttttgaaaatttatcaaaaactttTATAAACATACTTTCTGGAATATAAGAGTGCTTTTCcgtattatttttattgtttcaaaaatttctttgagaattttaattaaaattttcctAGGAAATTAAAAAGAACTAAACAAGGTGCTTGCCGTATTTTTATTGGCAAGTACACCAGTAATTTTCAGACAGTAACACTTGTTTTAGAAAGACCAACAAccatataatttttttttcaattcaattaaaTTTTTTTGCGTTGTAGGgaatcgatttcaaatcttttggcTTAAATAGACAGCTGAATATAGAATCTACGGTTCCCAAAATACagtttttgcgtcagattgatgaaatccgTGTAAGTAGCAAGTATGAGATgatctcacatttttttcttgaaaattttcagaaaaaaattgaaaaatatataaaacaaaAAAGTCTTCCTTAACCCTTTAgcacccaaccccgcctttagacggggtttaTTTTCGTTTCGCGgacaatcaattttttttatatatttttggcagTTATTAAGGACTGTCCTGTATATCTCGAAATAGTTTATGGTGCCTTTTGAagtgtatttatatttttttcaaaatcattgaaaaaatgatgttttaatcaCTTTTCAGAAGTCAATGTTTATTTTGtgtcgctacaattaacatattatatttttccaaatcattctatcatagtacaACAGTTAAATTCCCTTTATTCGcaaaattattttccctaaaattacacggaaaatgaaattttgtataaaaaaaataaaaataaaaaaaattcaacaataatcatagaatCTCTAAATGTTTCAGGGTTCAAATCAACTATACAGCTCGGTTTCGGTTTCGTGTTGAACTACCTACACTATCTTatcaatcccagaaaaaaatactaataAACCATTATTCTTTTCTCCTTCCAGCGGTCAAATTCGGTCGGATGTCCAAAAAGCAGCGGGAAAAGGTCGAAGACGAAGTGCGGTTTCACCGAGCGCAGATGCGAGCCCAGAGCGATGCGGCGCCCGACAGTTCCGTATTCGACACCCAAACGCCCTCGAGTAGTGACCAGCTCCACCACGGTGGCTACAACGGGTAAGCAGAGCCCCCGAAGCTGATGAGAACAGTCCTCCCATAGTGAAATTTTCGATCTTTTTGTTTCCTTTCTTCAATAATCTTCGCAGATATGCGTACAACAATGAAGTTGGCTATGGCAGTCCGTACGGCTATTCGACGTCCGTTACACCTCAGCAGACGATGGGCTACGACATCTCGGCAGATTACGTGGATAGTACAACAACTTATGAACCTAGAAGTACGATAATAGACTCAGATTTCATAAGTGGACACAGTAAGTATCGTCGGAACCGTCCGGTAATCTCCTATTGCATGATCGAAAACTAACCCTGATCGTTCGGTGATGGGCATTTGTGTGCGAGTGTTTTGTATTCTTGAGTAACGCCATTGTAACGCGGCGTTACTCGGGCTGTACATATCAATATTCTCCTTCAATACTAACCCACCTTCCAGACAAAGACGGCTCACCAAATCATCGAGCAATAACGCTGAACGACATTCGTTTGGCACGAGTTCAACAGACTGCAACGACCACCTCCAGCAGCGGCAATCCCACTGGAGGCGGTGTTCAACAACCCCAACCGCAACAACCaggtcaacagcagcagcagcagttggcCCAGCAACAGCAGAATCCAAATCAGCAAACAGCAATAACCACGCTCCAGAGTCAAACCTCCGGCACCGctaacaacaacaataacaacagcaCAAATAGTACAATTATCACCATCAAGCAGGAGCAGCTGACGAGCGTGGACAGTCTGGTGGGAAGTTTCGTAGACTCGACGACCTTCCTGCCTTCGCCAACcagtcaacagcagcagcagatgGTCAATCCCAACATGCTGCCGACTGCTGCTGGCACTACCGGACCCACCGGTATGTCCCAAACCGTTGTCTCCGGTTCAGGTGAAGTCCCTCCCCGTTTAACGACACACCACCCCTCGTTCTAACACTAATCCTCCCTTCTCTAACCACTTACTGCTGCTTCCCTCAACAACCTCCGCGGGATCATCGAAACGGTATACAGACGTGACAACAGGTAACAGCATAAGGCGTAGCGACTGTTGCCAGCAGAATCCGGTGTCCTCGGTTGGCAATGGTGGCTCCAACGGAGGAGCTGGGGCAGGTGGAGGCGGCGGTGGAGGAGGGGTCGATGCTATTGGTGGGTTGCCCCACTCGCACCACCCCAGCCAGAACACTCCGGTTTCGTTCGGCGAGGACGACAGCTCCTGTGATTCGCACAGCAAATGGGGTAATGTGTGGTGATTCTTTTTTCGTTGCACGCGTGTGGGTGTCTTCCGGTTTCTTTCCCGTGTAGATTTATGTTCGTTTACGTTTCGTTTTGGGTGTCCCTTTTCTATGGGTGCTAATCGAATTACTAACACGGAACGGAGTGTTTGGACAAACTATTTACTGatggatggaattccttgtgtTTTTCTGTTATAATTTCAGCCGAAGGCGACATCAACGACGTGTTGATAAAGACCCTAGCGGAAGCGCATGCCAATACCAACCACAAGCTGGAAATTGTGCACGACATGTTCCGAAAGTCGCAGGTGAGTGTTCTTGCCGAAAAATGTCGTCAGGCACATCCTTACAGTTGTTGGGAATGAATGTTAGGGCGGCAGTCGTTGCTGCTAGAGACCGAGGATTCATTTTCAGATTtcatcctctctctctcttcttggtttaacgtcctcactgggacaaagcctgcatctcagcttagtgttctatgagcacttccacagttattaactgagagcttcctctgccaatgaccattttgcatgtgtatatcgtgtggcaggcacgaagatactctatgcccaaggaagtcaaggatatttcctttacgaaaagatcctggaccgaccgggaatcgaacccgtcaccctcagcatggtcatgctgaatacccgtgcgtttaccgcctcggctatatgggccctttttcaGATTTCATCTACCTTCTTACAAACGACTAACCCGATTCTCCTCCCACCCAACAGGACGTCACCCGCATTCTGTACTACAAAAACATGAGCCAAGAGGAGCTGTGGCTAGACTGCGCGGAGAAGCTGACGGCCATGATCCAGCAGATCATCGAGTTCGCCAAACTGATACCGGGCTTCATGCGGTTAAGTCAAGACGATCAGGTACCTATCGAAATCTCACTCCCCCAATAACTCCAACTGAGACTCACTAATTCGTTTAATCCTTTGTAGATTCTCCTGCTCAAAACGGGCTCGTTCGAGCTGGCGATCGTGCGCATGTCCCGACTGATGGATCTCTCAACCAACTCCGTCCTGTACGGGGACATCATGCTACCGCAGGAGGTGTTCTACACGTCCGACTCGTTCGAGATGAAACTGGTGGCGTGCATCTTCGAGACGGCGAAGAGCATCGCCGAGCTGAAGCTGACCGAGACGGAGCTGGCGCTCTATCAGAGTCTGGTGCTGCTGTGGCCGGGTAAGTATTCCATGGATTTTGCTGAAGTGGTGACTTCCGAAGAGATTGTGATCTAACGTCCGCGCACATTTTTTTCAGAACGGAATGGCGTCCGAGGCAATACGGAGATCCAGCGGTTGTTCGAGATGAGCATGTCGGCCATACGGCAGGAGATCGAGGCGAACCACGCGCCGCTCAAGGGAGACGTGACGGTACTCGAGATTCTGCTGAACAAAATCCCAACCTTCCGGTAAGTTTGCGAGTTTGCGGCTCGGAGAAGCATTGCAAGAGCAGGGGAAGCAGTGGTGCAGTTCTAATTGGAAATCAGCAGAAGACAAATCAATACTTCTATGTGTGCGTCTTTTGGGTTTAGAATGATGACGGAATTTTCGAAAGCTCGAAGCAGATAAAGTTATCCTAGACAATTATTGATGGATTACGATAAACAATTTGAAGCACCTGTGCAACTTCAGGTATATATTCAGTCGACTGTTTTGTGCTAGAAACATTTATCactaataacaaaaaataaagggTCCGATTGTCCTAACGATTCTTCAACGAGAACCACTCTCAGAACTCTCaaggatttcaatgaaaatttattCAGTAGGAGTTTGGCGTAGGATTTCCTAAAACATCTTTAGAAACTTTTGAACTTCGTCAGTAAAGCTCCATAAATGTCTATAAATTGTCAGCCTTGTTAGAAGTAGAAAATTAAAAGTGTGTTTCTCTCAGATTTACCATTTTAGAATCAATACTAATTCAGTAGTTGCTGTGTTTTGGCATCATGTCTTCTTCTTTTTCATGGCTCTGTGCCCCCAATGGGCCTGTctggcttcaacttagtgttctttgagcacttccacagttattaattgaagggctttctttgtctgcgattgcatgaatttgtaggcAACACAA contains the following coding sequences:
- the LOC109417772 gene encoding probable nuclear hormone receptor HR3 isoform X2 — translated: MDSEFTEFFNQTWNSKFQGNRAVLNGGDGGDTTGGGGGGPTGSGLGIFSGASAAAMAAAPKLSSRLTQPPPQHQQTQQNSLANNSSSGGTQNNSSSMLADTRHFLNEIANSHKSLQQLHQQHNQNNRNLFTTTSIAAAATTELRDTNLGPLRNTSSSSSSSNTNTSSSNNSSNSLNNNSHSFTRDTREFPKLSHRLMQPLNGVEGGTSSGGGTAASATATASNARHQSSSSSTATGTGTGTSMMNQQDFQAFCSSLTAAAASGDLADSTTPPPQAANGGGGSSSGSSLSSNSLLAAAAAVAAAAAGGDLGSGDLLGLGGGHPHEKKPPNSIRAQIEIIPCKVCGDKSSGVHYGVITCEGCKGFFRRSQSSVVNYQCPRNKQCVVDRVNRNRCQYCRLQKCLKLGMSRDAVKFGRMSKKQREKVEDEVRFHRAQMRAQSDAAPDSSVFDTQTPSSSDQLHHGGYNGYAYNNEVGYGSPYGYSTSVTPQQTMGYDISADYVDSTTTYEPRSTIIDSDFISGHNKDGSPNHRAITLNDIRLARVQQTATTTSSSGNPTGGGVQQPQPQQPGQQQQQQLAQQQQNPNQQTAITTLQSQTSGTANNNNNNSTNSTIITIKQEQLTSVDSLVGSFVDSTTFLPSPTSQQQQQMVNPNMLPTAAGTTGPTAEGDINDVLIKTLAEAHANTNHKLEIVHDMFRKSQDVTRILYYKNMSQEELWLDCAEKLTAMIQQIIEFAKLIPGFMRLSQDDQILLLKTGSFELAIVRMSRLMDLSTNSVLYGDIMLPQEVFYTSDSFEMKLVACIFETAKSIAELKLTETELALYQSLVLLWPERNGVRGNTEIQRLFEMSMSAIRQEIEANHAPLKGDVTVLEILLNKIPTFRELSIMHMEALQKFKQDHPQYVFPALYKELFSIDSQQDLMT
- the LOC109417772 gene encoding probable nuclear hormone receptor HR3 isoform X5: MIPDAPESFESFKMAVSSTVSDRMLAQIEIIPCKVCGDKSSGVHYGVITCEGCKGFFRRSQSSVVNYQCPRNKQCVVDRVNRNRCQYCRLQKCLKLGMSRDAVKFGRMSKKQREKVEDEVRFHRAQMRAQSDAAPDSSVFDTQTPSSSDQLHHGGYNGYAYNNEVGYGSPYGYSTSVTPQQTMGYDISADYVDSTTTYEPRSTIIDSDFISGHNKDGSPNHRAITLNDIRLARVQQTATTTSSSGNPTGGGVQQPQPQQPGQQQQQQLAQQQQNPNQQTAITTLQSQTSGTANNNNNNSTNSTIITIKQEQLTSVDSLVGSFVDSTTFLPSPTSQQQQQMVNPNMLPTAAGTTGPTGMSQTVVSGSDVTTGNSIRRSDCCQQNPVSSVGNGGSNGGAGAGGGGGGGGVDAIGGLPHSHHPSQNTPVSFGEDDSSCDSHSKWAEGDINDVLIKTLAEAHANTNHKLEIVHDMFRKSQDVTRILYYKNMSQEELWLDCAEKLTAMIQQIIEFAKLIPGFMRLSQDDQILLLKTGSFELAIVRMSRLMDLSTNSVLYGDIMLPQEVFYTSDSFEMKLVACIFETAKSIAELKLTETELALYQSLVLLWPERNGVRGNTEIQRLFEMSMSAIRQEIEANHAPLKGDVTVLEILLNKIPTFRELSIMHMEALQKFKQDHPQYVFPALYKELFSIDSQQDLMT